From Camelina sativa cultivar DH55 chromosome 5, Cs, whole genome shotgun sequence:
AACGAACGATCTCACAACTCATCTGTATTCACcgatctcttctttctctcttctgcCTCTACGAACCTTTTCAGAATCAGCCAGCCATGGACGAAGAGTACGAGGTTATCGTTCTCGGCACCGGTCTTAAGGAGTGTATCCTCAGCGGTCTCCTTTCCGTCGATGGTGTCAAGGTCTCTCGATCCTCTTTCCTCTCGAttcgttttctccttttctttttttaaatcccCTTATCTGAATTCAAttcatgattgtttttttttggattattgtATTGATCCGAAATCAAATCTTCTATGTTACTTGNNNNNNNNNNNNNNNNNNNNNNNNNNNNNNNNNNNNNNNNNNNNNNNNNNNNNNNNNNNNNNNNNNNNNNNNNNNNNNNNNNNNNNNNNNNNNNNNNNNNNNNNNNNNNNNNNNNNNNNNNNNNNNNNNNNNNNNNNNNNNNNNNNNNNNNNNNNNNNNNNNNNNNNNNNNNNNNNNNNNNNNNNNNNNNNNNNNNNNNNNNNNNNNNNNNNNNNNNNNNNNNNNNNNNNNNNNNNNNNNNNNNNNNNNNNNNNNNNNNNNNNNNNNNNNNNNNNNNNNNNNNNNNNNNNNNNNNNNNNNNNNNNNNNNNNNNNNNNNNNNNNNNNNNNNNNNNNNNNNNNNNNNNNNNNNNNNNNNNNNNNNNNNNNNNNNNNNNNNNNNNNNNNNNNNNNNNNNNNNNNNNNNNNNNNNNNNNNNNNNNNNNNNNNNNNNNNNNNNNNNNNNNNNNNNNNNNNNNNNNNNNNNNNNNNNNNNNNNNNNNNNNNNNNNNNNNNNNNNNNNNNNNNNNNNNNNNNNNNNNNNNNNNNNNNNNNNNNNNNNNNNNNNNNNNNNNNNNNNNNNNNNNNNNNNNNNNNNNNNNNNNNNNNNNNNNNNNNNNNNNNNNNNNNNNNNNNNNNNNNNNNNNNNNNNNNNNNNNNNNNNNNNNNNNNNNNNNNNNNNNNNNNNNNNNNNNNNNNNNNNNNNNNNNNNNNNNNNNNNNNNNNNNNNNNNNNNNNNNNNNNNNNNNNNNNNNNNNNNNNNNNNNNNNNNNNNNNNNNNNNNNNNNNNNNNNNNNNNNNNNNNNNNNNNNNNNNNNNNNNNNNNNNNNNNNNNNNNNNNNNNNNNNNNNNNNNNNNNNNNNNNNNNNNNNNNNNNNNNNNNNNNNNNNNNNNNNNNNNNNNNNNNNNNNNNNNNNNNNNNNNNNNNNNNNNNNNNNNNNNNNNNNNNNNNNNNNNNNNNNNNNNNNNNNNNNNNNNNNNNNNNNNNNNNNNNNNNNNNNNNNNNNNNNNNNNNNNNNNNNNNNNNNNNNNNNNNNNNNNNNNNNNNNNNNNNNNNNNNNNNNNNNNNNNNNNNNNNNNNNNNNNNNNNNNNNNNNNNNNNNNNNNNNNNNNNNNNNNNNNNNNNNNNNNNNNNNNNNNNNNNNNNNNNNNNNNNNNNNNNNNNNNNNNNNNNNNNNNNNNNNNNNNNNNNNNNNNNNNNNNNNNNNNNNNNNNNNNNNNNNNNNNNNNNNNNNNNNNNNNNNNNNNNNNNNNNNNNNNNNNNNNNNNNNNNNNNNNNNNNNNNNNNNNNNNNNNNNNNNNNTACGAAAAGAACTTGTAACTTAAGTGAGTTGCTTACGGACAAACCTGATAAACAAGTTAAGGAGTTCAGAATTTTGCAAATATAATAGAACTCGCTAGTAGCTACATCTCATCACTTTTATAAAAATGCCAATATTTTTACCCTTTGGCATTATTTTACATTATTCTTTGgatcaaattctaaaaattttcaTAACTTCCTGGATATATCTTAGaagaattttggtttatataacaAGTATTTGGCAACTTCCATTACAAATATCACTTTTAGGCTTAGTAAAACAATAATTAAGGCGTcgaccaaaaaaatttaattgaagATTTGAAGGTATTTCgctaattaaaaatatgaaaataatgtaagtgTAAGAAATTTTCTacaattgaattaaaattacaaaatcaattgTCTTAgtttattagtgtttttttttggggacaaATTGGCTTTTAGTTTTAGTTAAAGTGTTAAAACCAGTAGATCCGGGggaaattattataattaatttaaaaatatgattagagGACATCTGGCTATTTGAAATTACGGTTATGCCATCGAAACCTTAATTACCCATTCCACAAACAaggcatcttttttttttctttcttcttctaatagACAAACTTGGTCACTCTAGAACGAACGATCTCACAACTCATCTGTATTCACcgatctcttctttctctcttctgcCTCTACGAACCTTTTCAGAATCAGCCAGCCATGGACGAAGAGTACGAGGTTATCGTTCTCGGCACCGGTCTTAAGGAGTGTATCCTCAGCGGTCTCCTTTCCGTCGATGGTGTCAAGGTCTCTCGATCCTCTTTCCTCTCGAttcgttttctccttttctttttttaaatcccCTTATCTGAATTCAAttcatgattgtttttttttggattattgtATTGATCCGAAATCAAATCTTCTATGTTACTTGATCCACGATGAACGGATCTCGCCCGATATTAGATCTCCGATTCTATAATCTGAGCTcgatttttcaatttttgtatgGATTAGATTGTAATGAGTTTTGATTGATGAGATGATTGGTGAAAATGTTTGCTCTGTAATAATGATTTGAGAAATAGGTGACTTTTGTTGATCATGCGATCTGATGTTTCATGTTTGAATTGACCTCTTGTTGTTTCCTTTTGGATTATCTGGAGTAGGTGCTTCACATGGACAGGAATGACTACTATGGTGGAGAATCAACATCGCTTAATCTCAATCAGCTTTGGAAGAAGTTTAGGGGAGAAGAGAAGGCTCCTGAGCACTTAGGTGCTAGCAGGGATTACAATGTTGACATGATGCCTAAGGTTTTATATATAGCTTACCATTCGATTTTTTTTATGCTAATTTTATCAATGACACTTTCTAACTCTTGTCTCTTAATGGAATCCAGTTTATGATGGGAAATGGCAAGCTTGTTCGTACTCTTATTCATACTGATGTTACAAAGTATCTCTCCTTTAAAGCTGTTGATGGTAGCTACGTTTTCGTTAAAGGCAAGGTACAAGCTTGTCATTGATGTATCGGTTGctgtattttacaaaatcattaTATACTATGATAATCTTTTTAACTGTTGATGAAATTTTGTCTACAGGTTCAAAAGGTGCCAGCTACTCCTATGGAGGCCCTGAAATCTCCTCTCATGGGTATATTTGAGAAACGTCGAGCTGGCAAGTTTTTCAGTTTTGTTCAGGAGTACGATGAGAAGGACCCAAAAACGCACAATGGAATGGATTTGACCAGAGTTACAACAAAGGAACTGATTGCGTAAGCCGATGTTCTAATTCCTTCTAGCGTTTATGGTGTTACTGACATTTTATTAAGATTATGCGTGGCTGACCATTTATGTGACTCTTTGGCAGGAAATTTGGCCTTGATGACAACACTATTGACTTTATTGGTCACGCAGTGGCACTTCACACGAATGACCAACATCTTCATCAACCCGCCTTCGATACTGTGATGAGAATGAAGGTGAACTTTTATCAAAATTGTCTCTCCTGTCTTAAAATCTCTACATTTTGTTCTGAAGCAGTTAAGTTGACATTCTTTGTTTAAATGGCATGTTAGCTCTATGCGGAATCTCTTGCACGTTTTCAAGGAACCTCTCCATATATCTATCCTCTGTATGGGTTGGGAGAACTACCCCAGGTTTTTCTGTCATTTCGATCTTTGCATTCGTTGCttgaattttttaagttttagacGATTATTTCTTAATCCTTCTGTGACTTCTCTCCtatctcttctctttgttcAGGCATTTGCACGACTTAGTGCTGTCTATGGTGGAACATATATGTTGAACAAACCTGAGTGCAAGGTAGTACTCATCATGACagctctgttttttgttttcttgtggtGCACATTATGCAAGAGGGGAATGGGGTGAGAGATTGTATTGGAGGGACGCTGTACTCATTTACAGCAATGTTAATCTTATGCCAGGTAGAGTTTGACGATGAAGGCAAGGTTACTGGTGTAACATCTGAGGGAGAGACTGCTAAATGCAAAAAGGTTGTGTGTGACCCTTCCTACCTGCCAAACAAGGTAATATTGCAGTTTTTAGCATGTTTAAATTTTCGATTATGATCTAAATGTGTCCATACTGATCCAGTATAGCAGGACCGTTTATAAATTACATACCTGTTTGACTTTCCTTGCTGGACCTATGGTCTGTTCATTATGCTGGTTGATTTTCCATGGTTTTTATATTCATTTACTCATTTAGTTCTTCTCTTCGTGCTAACTAGACTGTGGTCTTGGTCAGAACTTCTTGAAAATATGTTCATTTTTTTGGATATCATATTCGTTTGGACTGTCTCCTAATATGATGATTAATCACATTTAAACAGGTTAGGAAGATTGGCAGGGTTGCTCGGGCCATTGCAATTATGAGCCACCCGATTCCAAACACCAACGATTCTCACTCAGTCCAGGTCATCATACCTCAGAAACAGTTGGCCCGCAAATCGGATATGTAAGTTCTTTTGCCTTTAACTCGATAAGCCACTGACTGAAAGGAAGTGAAAGGCCTGGTGCATATGCATTTATCTGAAGCTTTATCTGAATATCATTTTGAGATATGTTTTTATGCGTGCTATAAGATTTTCCTTCATAAATGTAGCTGGATATATAAAGTTCGTTTATTTGGAACCACAGCTAAAATTGTGCACGCACACACAGAATAAATTGCCATATGTGAAAATACAGTGATCTTTGTTTCGCCATTTGTAATCATTCTCTTGCTATTTTGTTGGGTCTGACGTTTTGAACCTCTACACACTGACAGGTATGTCTTCTGTTGTTCGTACTCCCACAACGTTGCTCCCAAGGGAAAGTTCATCGCATTTGTGTCTACAGATGCAGAGACTGATAACCCTCAGACCGAACTAAAGCCTGGTACCGATCTGTTGGGTCCTGTTGATGAGATATTCTTCGACATGTATGATAGATACGAGCCTGTCAATGAGCCTGCTTTGGACAACTGCTTTATTTCAACGGTGAGCGAGACCCATCTATGGTTGCGCCTACTTTAACTTGGATGGTTTAAGTATTTAACCCTTTCCTTGTTCTCACAGAGCTATGATGCTACAACACACTTTGAGACAACTGTGGCGGATGTGTTGAACATGTATACCCTAATCACCGGAAAGGTAACTGTTCTGAAATTCtcaatgaatatatatgttgATGCAATGGGAAAATAAAAATCTCGGGTTTCTTTTACATCTTTGACGTCAATTCTGTGTGTTTTCGTATGTTGCAGCAACTGGACCTAAGTGTCGATCTGAGTGCAGCAAGCGCTGCTGAGGAATGAGGAATctctctctagttttttttcttatgcttgtttttctattttcctGACTCTTGcttttgggtttgttgttttggttttttttttttgtcggtttGAAAACAGAATCAATACCTATCCTTCATGTTTTAGCAACTAACGACCTTGTGTCTCCTTTTTAATGTTGGATTCCTCGGTTAAAAAGACTTATAAATGCTCTTTAAATCTCAAGTCTTTTTCAGCTGCTTACATTTCTCTTTTTGGGGTCCTCTTGGAGATATTAGAATGAAGCTGTGTTTTACCAACTATAGCTTGTCGGTTAACCTCGTCTCccttaataattttcttttctatgggttgatattatttcattaaaaaataaaataatggttCAGAAAACGATTCAGCTTTCGTACCAGCTTGAGGTGGAGATGGTACTCTAGTTGATTGATATGTGGATCAGTGGATGTAAACGTTTTGGTTGATTAATATTTCTCATGATTGTAAAGAACAAAAAGGTTTCGTGGTGTAGTTGGTTATCACGTCAGTCTAACACACTGAAGGTCTCCGGTTCGAACCCGGGCGAAGccattagtatttttttacaagaatatcttttagtttatttgaaattaaaaaaaactaacgccgttgccggggatcgaacccgggtcacccgcgtgacaggcgggaatacttaccactatactacaacgactCTTGTTGTTTACTATGATAAATACATAAACTTAATCGTTTCATACTTTCAAAGTGTCAAAGACAAGCAAAAAAAATCCAGTTTTTTACTCGAGACTGGGTGGCTAAATATATTTATGGCCCTTGGAGTAAATTCCCTTCAGGTTAAATAAAGGAAATTGTCTTTTCCGCTAACACATGCTTATCTTATTAAAAAAGAGACTAGGCTAATCCAATCATACTAGTTTGGAACAGTTTagagaaaatttgaaaaaaagaaaatgttgttGTCATCTATAGTGTAAGCACGAATCTTGACGATTTTTAATACTTCTGATATTATATTTGGTGTCAGAAATATCAAATAGGCAAGTGCCCTAAGCCACAatttatatcataattttatagGCTACATTACTCAACAATCGTCTTCTTAAAAGTTATTTTACAAGGTTCTATCTCCAATATATTTAGCATAtatcattcttttctttgtttggctGTATATATtttggcctttttttttttgtttaagttagACTATATTATTACCGTAGAAcgtcatatctatatataagattttgCCCAAACCTCTAAATACTGGTTGCACGTAGGGGAATGATACTAGACGAATTCTCGAGATGGATAACCATCTAGCTAGGTAAGCCGAACCACGTCATTGATTAGAATCTGGTGCTCttctatttcatatttttgcatttgcGAACGTTAATTTATTTCCTCTTTTGCTCATGCATGTAATCTTCGTTGACATAAACTACAAACAAACTCTTacgtcttttttgttttgtgttcggTACAAAGCTCTTTATAAACAAGTTTTATTCGATTCATTTGCCAATGTTTTATATCCTCTTTTCTGATTTAACCTTTcggcttttatttttatttttaataacttctttcttttattgttattatttgtgtgtgtgtgtggatgTGTGTTTGCCTAGCttcgattaaaaaaaactcttttaaattcTCGACGTAATTAGTTGATCAGGTAGTGATTTGATTAATAATGGTCTAGTGCCCTTTTCAGCACTTGTGTTATATTTAGAAACCCTTTACAATTCAAAAGAAGTAACAAAACGAGAGTATGAAGAGTAATAGGAATATGCCATACAGATACAACGAACACCACGCTACCTATTCAAATACAATGAACATTTCCATCAATATTTGAAGTCTGGCTTTTAAAGCTTTTGACCAGGAACTAACTAATTGTTTGGACTTACATTCATTTATATGCTGTTTACCttttagcaaaaataaaaatgatccccaatttaactaaattttgtgCAAGTAATgctaaaaattgtttaaattggAAAAAGCCAAAAAGGCATGAGAGATTTCAAGCGTAGGGAGTAGTACGCAACTACGCAGTACGCACTCGTTTGTTTTCCAGCCTTAAAGGCGAAGAATACGAAAAGATATACCAATGGGTCTTCTAGAAGGCACACAGCTCATTTCtcgtatttttctttattttatgcatacagatcaatttttttttttttttttctacaattataaatattttcccGAATAATTACAATGTCAATAATCTCTTGTCATTGTCATGCTATAATCGTTTTTTGACGACGAATTATAAATAGAATTTATCAACGAACAACGCTAAAACAACATTTTGTGAGGCGTTTTCAATCCTTCCTTTCATCAAAATTTGTCTTGGAGAAATGAATCAAGATTCTCTAACGAGCTAGTTTTAATATTTCAGTTCTAGTATTctttatattttgggttatgtTCATTTCAAAGTTACTTCATAATTTCATACTATTATAGAGCCATTGATTATATATAGACCATTACTATTAATACCGTCCTAGTAAAATGTTTGTTAAAATCGAAACTGTTAATACGATTTAGAAGTGAAAGCTTGATCTGAAAACAAGAAGCGAAGGTTTATTACTTTGAATGCTCATCATTTGATTAAAAACCAATTTTCACCGAGGATCGGTAGCTCAATTGGTAAAAACTTTCTGGCAAAGTCTAGAGGTCGCCGGTTCAGATACAAAATTATACTACTAGAAAACTTCATGAACGTGTTTAAAACAGGCCAGCATTAAAGAAACCGTTCCAATTATATACGTTTGTTAAGAAAACACGTTTGTAATAATAGTAAGAGACGTATCTTGATGCAATTTTTGACACGAgagaaataaaggaaaaaaaaaagggtcggcaGATGGGTAGGAGTTATAGTGTGATTTGCAGAAATGGAGCATATATAGACACCATTTAGTGTCACTCACACACCCTCACGATTCCTATAAATGTTCCTAGCTCA
This genomic window contains:
- the LOC104788250 gene encoding guanosine nucleotide diphosphate dissociation inhibitor 2, which produces MDEEYEVIVLGTGLKECILSGLLSVDGVKVLHMDRNDYYGGESTSLNLNQLWKKFRGEEKAPEHLGASRDYNVDMMPKFMMGNGKLVRTLIHTDVTKYLSFKAVDGSYVFVKGKVQKVPATPMEALKSPLMGIFEKRRAGKFFSFVQEYDEKDPKTHNGMDLTRVTTKELIAKFGLDDNTIDFIGHAVALHTNDQHLHQPAFDTVMRMKLYAESLARFQGTSPYIYPLYGLGELPQAFARLSAVYGGTYMLNKPECKVEFDDEGKVTGVTSEGETAKCKKVVCDPSYLPNKVRKIGRVARAIAIMSHPIPNTNDSHSVQVIIPQKQLARKSDMYVFCCSYSHNVAPKGKFIAFVSTDAETDNPQTELKPGTDLLGPVDEIFFDMYDRYEPVNEPALDNCFISTSYDATTHFETTVADVLNMYTLITGKQLDLSVDLSAASAAEE